In one Mesorhizobium australicum genomic region, the following are encoded:
- a CDS encoding IclR family transcriptional regulator, producing MTVDSLAAEPNTAQRRERSVDRILQILEFLHGHGEGIRIGALAKALNAPRSSTYTLVNDLTEAGLLEVSPEDSRIFFGKRMYLYGLNYIRENSLAKRARMEVDRLAKETGETSEFCMLQNSRYTIMHMRPGNRPFRISSAVGLQIPIPWTASGRLLLAGRPRAEIEELIAPEDLVLPDGRRIDIGDFIEAIGQAKRDGYCLTKGLVDAVTQCLAAPIYGAEGNVEATICLVLPVDLSEDQTDALRDRLLQSSRALSSR from the coding sequence ATGACCGTCGATTCCCTCGCCGCCGAGCCGAACACCGCCCAGCGCCGCGAGCGCAGCGTCGACCGCATCCTGCAGATCCTGGAGTTCCTGCACGGCCATGGAGAGGGCATCCGGATCGGTGCGCTCGCCAAGGCGCTCAACGCGCCGCGCTCATCCACCTACACTCTGGTCAACGACCTGACTGAGGCCGGATTGCTGGAGGTCTCGCCGGAGGATTCGCGCATCTTCTTCGGCAAGCGGATGTACCTCTACGGACTGAACTACATCCGCGAGAACTCGCTCGCCAAGCGTGCGCGCATGGAGGTCGACCGTCTCGCCAAGGAGACAGGCGAAACGAGCGAGTTCTGCATGCTGCAGAACAGCCGCTACACGATCATGCACATGCGCCCCGGCAACCGGCCGTTCCGCATCAGTTCGGCCGTCGGCCTCCAGATCCCCATCCCGTGGACCGCATCGGGACGGCTGCTGCTTGCCGGCCGCCCACGCGCCGAAATCGAGGAACTGATCGCGCCGGAGGACCTGGTGCTTCCCGATGGCCGGCGCATCGACATCGGCGACTTCATAGAGGCTATCGGCCAGGCAAAGCGCGACGGCTACTGCCTGACCAAGGGTCTGGTGGATGCGGTGACGCAGTGCCTCGCCGCGCCGATTTACGGCGCCGAGGGCAATGTCGAGGCCACGATCTGCCTCGTTCTGCCGGTCGACCTGTCGGAGGACCAGACCGACGCTCTCCGCGACAGGTTGCTGCAGAGCAGCCGGGCGCTGTCTTCGCGATGA
- a CDS encoding pyridoxal-phosphate dependent enzyme: protein MSDTMRMSHQEIRDRIATLPRLDIALKQTPLEEARNLTRVLGGPRIFVKRDDLTGVALGGNKLRNLEFRLAHAMKDEPDTVVVGLDLQSNSARQTVGACNKLGLKTILVLEGRRPNNVQGNLLVDYLLGADVHFAADRHEQRALLDSLAADVRARGGRPHILNDNPMFDVASAVAYLEVTLEVIEQLGERGLAPNVFYMSSSGKGSAGIMLAQKLLGGDFAMNAVCATDEFHLPSRTAGIANETSAALGLDITIAEDEVVNFTDFVGKGYGIPSEAGDEAVRLFARTEGIILDPIYTGKAAAGLIAHIREGRFSKDDVVVFVHTGGTPAIFTWNELWL from the coding sequence ATGAGCGATACGATGAGAATGAGCCATCAGGAGATACGCGACCGCATCGCGACCTTGCCGCGGCTCGACATCGCGCTCAAGCAGACGCCACTCGAGGAGGCACGCAACCTGACGCGCGTGCTGGGCGGGCCGCGCATCTTCGTCAAGCGCGACGACCTGACCGGCGTGGCGCTGGGCGGTAACAAGCTGCGCAATCTCGAATTCCGCCTGGCGCATGCGATGAAGGACGAGCCGGACACGGTGGTCGTCGGCCTCGACCTGCAGTCCAACTCGGCGCGGCAGACGGTTGGAGCCTGCAACAAGCTCGGCCTCAAGACGATCCTGGTGCTGGAAGGGCGCCGGCCCAACAATGTGCAGGGCAATCTGCTGGTCGACTACCTGCTCGGCGCAGACGTGCATTTCGCCGCCGACCGGCACGAGCAGCGGGCGCTGCTGGACAGCCTCGCGGCCGATGTGCGCGCCAGAGGTGGCCGCCCGCACATCCTCAACGACAATCCTATGTTCGACGTCGCTTCCGCGGTCGCCTATCTCGAAGTGACGCTCGAAGTCATCGAGCAGCTCGGCGAGCGTGGGCTCGCGCCAAACGTCTTCTACATGTCTTCGTCCGGCAAGGGTTCCGCCGGTATCATGCTCGCGCAGAAGCTGCTCGGCGGCGATTTCGCCATGAACGCCGTTTGCGCAACGGACGAATTCCACCTGCCCTCGCGCACGGCCGGGATCGCCAACGAGACCAGCGCGGCGCTCGGTCTCGACATCACGATCGCCGAAGACGAGGTGGTCAACTTCACCGACTTCGTCGGCAAGGGTTACGGTATCCCGAGCGAGGCCGGCGACGAGGCCGTGCGCCTCTTTGCCCGCACCGAGGGCATCATCCTCGACCCGATCTACACCGGAAAGGCCGCCGCCGGCCTGATCGCCCACATCCGCGAGGGCCGCTTCTCGAAGGACGACGTGGTCGTCTTCGTTCACACCGGCGGGACGCCGGCCATTTTCACCTGGAATGAACTCTGGCTCTGA
- a CDS encoding LysR family transcriptional regulator encodes MPLIASAAILLNAVAKAGSIRGAAAKQNISPSALNRQILNLEEEYGAQLFERLPRGVRLTAAGEVLVADVRRWLQDQEKSRRHLAELKGDIKGHTSIGLMESLSEYMVSRLMTSMRERRSLISLDIVVGGTETLLDRLLAGGLDLVICYAAPSLPDLTVIKMVEPRPGIIVGRDHPLANNKSIRISDCSDYSFVMPDASLSLREKLDKSLERLKFTPRHIVTTNSIKVMKMLVRDHGQIAVLGMADTFLDIDPGGIVHIPFADKIHPGSQLSLIAQRHARMSPVTALIADRLKDMLGELPGV; translated from the coding sequence ATGCCGCTGATCGCCTCGGCGGCAATCCTGCTCAACGCGGTCGCCAAGGCCGGCTCCATCCGCGGCGCGGCGGCGAAGCAGAACATCTCGCCCTCGGCGCTCAACCGGCAGATCCTCAATCTGGAAGAGGAATACGGCGCGCAACTGTTCGAGCGGCTGCCGCGCGGGGTCCGGCTGACGGCGGCCGGCGAGGTGCTGGTCGCGGACGTGCGCCGCTGGCTGCAGGACCAGGAGAAGTCCCGGCGGCATCTGGCCGAACTCAAGGGCGACATCAAGGGCCACACCTCCATCGGCCTGATGGAGAGCCTGTCCGAATACATGGTGTCGCGGCTGATGACCTCGATGCGCGAGCGCCGGTCGCTGATCTCCCTCGACATCGTGGTCGGCGGCACGGAAACGCTGCTCGACCGCCTGCTTGCCGGGGGACTCGATCTCGTCATCTGCTACGCCGCGCCCAGCCTTCCCGACCTCACCGTGATCAAGATGGTCGAACCGCGCCCCGGCATCATCGTCGGGCGCGACCATCCACTGGCCAACAACAAGAGCATCCGCATCAGCGACTGCTCGGACTATTCCTTCGTCATGCCCGACGCCTCGCTCAGCCTGCGCGAGAAGCTGGACAAGTCGCTCGAGCGGCTGAAATTCACCCCGCGCCACATCGTCACGACGAATTCGATCAAGGTGATGAAGATGCTGGTGCGCGACCACGGACAGATCGCGGTACTGGGCATGGCCGACACCTTCCTGGACATCGACCCGGGCGGCATCGTTCATATTCCCTTCGCCGACAAGATCCATCCCGGCTCGCAGCTGTCGCTGATCGCACAGCGACACGCGCGCATGAGCCCCGTCACGGCATTGATCGCGGACCGTCTCAAGGACATGCTGGGCGAGTTGCCCGGAGTCTGA
- a CDS encoding ABC transporter substrate-binding protein: protein MRRREFLTGAAGAALLSTLPAGAMRAFAQSASGVITFGQSTAVLTLDPAHGAFTGYPGGYEAALLLFDRLLDFDADMKIVPLLAESFAMAADLKSCELKLRTGVTFHDGTPCDAAAIKFNIERMMNKEINTTNRPLWDPIAGVDVVDDKTVVIRTSTPFAQLPNTLAHGSGAIVSPAAIEKSGESGFAQNPVGAGPYMVEAFSAGQELKLKAFDGYWGAKPGASGVVFRFIAEPATRINALTTGAVDVIDAVPVQLVGQLSGNADVEVVRRPGLRPIGLAFNLTRPALSDAKVRKALNLAVPVATIAEKVFFGFAKAPDSPLAFDAIGHKSVGETVFDQEKAKALLAEAGYTAGADGILAKDGTKLSLAFFAPEGLFPGDVSVAEIVAASLKQIGVDAQITKIEKGAYWDHLRQDKANLAWDLAMFGFNPSNASGTYHLASLFKSNKDDNAKPDVWNIGRYRNQEVDDLLKTADTAPEESARLEALGKAQELVWEDTPYLWLQINENVSAVRKAVTGVGVMPIVFTNLRNAAKA, encoded by the coding sequence ATGAGACGCAGGGAATTTCTGACGGGAGCCGCCGGAGCGGCGCTTCTTTCGACGCTGCCGGCTGGCGCGATGCGTGCCTTTGCACAGTCGGCCTCGGGTGTGATCACCTTCGGCCAGAGCACGGCCGTGCTGACGCTCGATCCGGCGCACGGCGCCTTCACCGGTTATCCCGGCGGATACGAGGCGGCGCTGCTTCTGTTCGACCGCCTGCTCGACTTCGATGCCGACATGAAGATCGTGCCGTTGCTGGCGGAGTCGTTCGCGATGGCCGCCGACCTGAAGTCCTGCGAGCTGAAGCTTCGGACAGGCGTTACCTTCCATGACGGCACGCCCTGCGACGCGGCGGCGATCAAGTTCAACATCGAGCGCATGATGAACAAGGAGATCAACACCACCAACCGGCCGCTGTGGGATCCGATCGCCGGCGTCGACGTGGTGGACGACAAGACCGTCGTGATCCGCACCAGCACGCCCTTCGCGCAGCTGCCGAACACGCTGGCGCATGGCTCGGGTGCGATCGTGTCGCCGGCCGCGATCGAGAAGTCCGGCGAGAGCGGTTTCGCGCAGAACCCGGTCGGCGCCGGGCCCTATATGGTCGAGGCGTTCAGCGCCGGCCAGGAGCTGAAGCTGAAGGCCTTCGACGGCTATTGGGGCGCCAAGCCCGGCGCTTCCGGCGTCGTCTTCCGCTTCATCGCGGAGCCTGCGACCCGCATCAATGCGCTGACGACCGGCGCGGTCGACGTGATCGACGCCGTACCCGTGCAGCTCGTCGGCCAGCTGAGCGGCAATGCCGATGTCGAGGTGGTGCGCCGGCCGGGCCTGCGTCCGATCGGGCTCGCCTTCAACCTCACCCGCCCGGCTCTCTCCGACGCCAAGGTGCGCAAGGCGCTGAACCTCGCAGTGCCGGTCGCCACCATCGCGGAGAAGGTGTTCTTCGGCTTCGCCAAGGCGCCGGACTCGCCGCTGGCCTTCGATGCGATCGGTCACAAAAGCGTCGGCGAGACGGTGTTCGACCAGGAGAAGGCCAAGGCGCTCCTGGCCGAGGCAGGCTACACCGCGGGCGCGGACGGGATCCTCGCCAAGGACGGCACGAAACTCAGCCTCGCCTTCTTTGCCCCGGAAGGGCTCTTCCCTGGCGACGTCTCGGTCGCCGAGATCGTCGCCGCCTCGCTCAAGCAGATCGGCGTCGATGCCCAGATCACCAAGATCGAGAAGGGCGCCTATTGGGATCACCTGCGGCAGGACAAGGCGAACCTGGCCTGGGACCTGGCGATGTTCGGCTTCAATCCGTCGAACGCGTCCGGCACCTATCACCTCGCCTCGCTGTTCAAGTCGAACAAGGACGACAACGCCAAGCCCGACGTCTGGAACATCGGTCGCTACCGCAACCAGGAGGTCGACGACCTGCTGAAGACGGCGGACACGGCGCCGGAGGAGAGCGCCCGCCTCGAAGCACTGGGCAAGGCGCAGGAACTGGTCTGGGAGGACACGCCTTATCTGTGGCTGCAGATCAACGAGAACGTCTCGGCGGTGCGCAAGGCGGTGACGGGCGTCGGGGTAATGCCGATCGTTTTCACCAACCTGCGCAACGCGGCCAAGGCCTGA
- a CDS encoding ABC transporter substrate-binding protein: MTRKLLMSVAALAVAAGSILSTAARAADDVTLMLDWTPGGLAGAWYLGAKNGCFGDKGINLTVERGYGGGDTVTKIAAGVAPFGTADLSSIMLGKITAGAKVKAIMPIYSTSPVAVAVLADSGIGKIADLEGKTIAHAPGDSGIKILPIAFGKAGADFAKVKVETVEAATLSGLLIQGQVNAITTFVTTAMLINAAAQKAGKEVKTINFASELGVYSNSLLASEDTIAKNPALVARFKEAAICSFEAAKADPDGAVEAMNAVVGGLDMAVHTGIAKAALPLVFEDAKFKASGFGWNMDGVAATLDVAKQAQGVTTDLTPADFIYEK; the protein is encoded by the coding sequence ATGACACGCAAGCTTCTGATGTCCGTCGCGGCCCTCGCAGTCGCCGCCGGTTCCATTCTGTCCACGGCGGCGCGCGCTGCCGACGACGTCACGCTGATGCTCGACTGGACGCCCGGCGGTCTTGCGGGCGCCTGGTATCTCGGCGCGAAGAACGGCTGCTTCGGCGACAAGGGCATCAACCTCACCGTCGAGCGCGGCTATGGCGGCGGCGATACGGTGACCAAGATCGCGGCCGGCGTCGCGCCGTTCGGCACCGCCGACCTGAGCTCGATCATGCTGGGCAAGATCACCGCCGGCGCCAAGGTGAAGGCGATCATGCCGATCTATTCGACCTCGCCCGTCGCGGTCGCGGTGCTGGCCGACAGTGGCATCGGCAAGATCGCCGATCTCGAGGGCAAGACGATCGCGCACGCGCCGGGCGATTCCGGCATCAAGATCCTGCCGATCGCTTTCGGCAAGGCCGGGGCGGACTTCGCCAAGGTGAAGGTCGAGACCGTGGAGGCGGCGACGCTGAGCGGCCTGCTGATCCAGGGACAGGTCAATGCCATCACCACCTTCGTGACGACGGCCATGCTGATCAACGCGGCGGCGCAGAAGGCCGGCAAGGAGGTCAAGACGATCAACTTCGCTTCCGAACTCGGCGTCTATTCCAATTCGCTGCTCGCGTCCGAGGACACGATCGCGAAGAACCCGGCCCTCGTCGCCCGTTTCAAGGAGGCGGCCATCTGTTCCTTCGAGGCCGCCAAGGCCGATCCGGACGGGGCGGTGGAGGCGATGAACGCCGTCGTCGGCGGTCTCGACATGGCCGTGCACACCGGCATCGCCAAGGCCGCCCTGCCCCTGGTCTTCGAAGACGCGAAGTTCAAGGCAAGCGGCTTCGGCTGGAACATGGACGGCGTCGCGGCAACGCTCGACGTCGCGAAGCAGGCGCAGGGCGTGACCACGGACCTGACGCCCGCCGACTTCATCTACGAGAAGTAA